A window of the Lolium perenne isolate Kyuss_39 chromosome 7, Kyuss_2.0, whole genome shotgun sequence genome harbors these coding sequences:
- the LOC139833676 gene encoding protein FAR1-RELATED SEQUENCE 1-like, with translation MLQLWEIREEWISAYFKNVFCARMTSTQRSESMNASLKRSLLNEKLSLNRFAEQVTKLIFQRRQAENLKTYAIQSKTNKRTHYGFEHQFQQLYTKTVFKELQALLKKSTLFRIKPNPDYPELDEYNYLVTYHQPTTDFSWSNHQFRVLADPIGGEYLCECLLWEHTGLFCLHVLCLLDHLRVDSIPVSYILRRYTNGARHRGTFDRRDYKKQASDGTSYLYQQNEVLQLAMKVVRKATCSEEQRARAKVGLQSLYDELDAMGSSTPDNDEDGSGQCPDIDEFEPEETHFWTENQQTYPDCPNQQDDQPDNDGNSMPQRVILPPPKYKTKGSRNKEPGGSKPPGAMKKKRPTIPRPNGM, from the exons ATGTTGCAGCTCTGGGAAATCAGGGAGGAGTGGATCTCAGCCTATTTCAAGAACGTCTTCTGCGCAAGAATGACATCTACTCAGCGCTCAGAAAGCATGAATGCATCCCTAAAACGTAGTCTGTTAAATGAGAAGCTCAGTCTGAACCGTTTTGCAGAACAAGTTACCAAACTAATATTCCAAAGGAGACAGGCAGAAAATTTAAAGACATATGCAATACAG TCAAAAACAAATAAGAGAACCCATTATGGATTTGAGCATCAATTCCAGCAACTTTATACGAAGACTGTTTTCAAAGAGTTGCAGGCTCTGCTGAAGAAAAGCACACTCTTCCGCATAAAACCAAACCCAGACTACCCTGAACTTGATGAGTACAATTATCTGGTGACCTATCACCAACCAACGACCGACTTTTCTTGGTCAAACCATCAGTTCAGAGTACTTGCAGATCCTATTGGAGGCGAATACCTGTGTGAGTGTCTGCTATGGGAACACACAG GACTGTTctgcctacatgttttatgcctgCTGGACCACCTGAGGGTTGATAGCATTCCAGTCAGTTACATACTAAGAAGGTACACTAATGGAGCACGACATAGAGGAACTTTTGATAGGAGAGATTACAAGAAACAAGCTTCTGATGGAACCTCGTATCTGTACCAGCAGAATGAAGTACTACAGCTGGCTATGAAAGTTGTTAGGAAAGCAACATGCTCAGAAGAACAGCGGGCAAGAGCAAAAGTTGGTCTGCAGTCACTGTATGACGAACTTGATGCAATGGGTTCGTCAACACCAGATAATGATGAAGATGGTTCAGGCCAGTGCCCAGATATTGATGAGTTTGAGCCTGAAGAAACTCACTTTTGGACAGAAAACCAACAGACATATCCTGATTGTCCTAACCAGCAAGATGATCAGCCTGACAATGATGGTAACAGTATGCCGCAGAGGGTTATACTACCACCACCTAAGTACAAAACTAAAGGAAGCAGGAATAAGGAACCTGGTGGCTCTAAACCTCCAGGAGCTATGAAGAAAAAG CGACCTACCATTCCAAGACCCAATGGTATGTAA